A stretch of Chitinophaga caeni DNA encodes these proteins:
- a CDS encoding TonB-dependent receptor gives MQFIEQKRSLKTASLCLLCCLFCCVQLFAQEDSSQVRQLKEVPVFGSKVYSGLSPVQTLQGGALQRLASQSVADAIRYFSGVQVKDYGGIGGLKTVDVRSMGTNHTGVFYNGVQVGNAQNGQVDLGRFSLDNMESVALVNGQLAQSLQTARDYATAASIYLQTKQPTFEAGRNSMLKGSFKTGSFGLMNPSLLYQRKLHSKLDASFNLEWVQATGRYKFRYRKKDGYDTTAYRKNGDVEALRAEMSLFAHVWKGQWNTHFYFYDAEKGLPGFIVNGVFGHVDRQWDRNFFVQSSFKKPVASRYSFMLNTKFASDYTRYLAPDTMILYLDNRYKQQEYYISFAQKFVLTSFWDINLSTDWVHQNMTANLVNFSYPTRDSYLAALSTTLHWDRFRLQGNILGTKTRERVEKNKPANPQDELTPALFVDWQPFSISPFKINAFYKRIFRMPTFNDLYYTEIGNAGLKPEFATQYNLGLRYALNFGTEAQHQVGIEVDGYYNEVSQKIVAMPTASQFRWTMMNLGHVEIRGIDVKAHATYNFESGLIGSARFSYTYQKAQDFTDKKDSFYGDQILYIPWHSGSCILSANYKRWDLNYSLIYTGERYNAKANIPENYVQPWYTSDFTFSKYMVLKRNKLRLTAQVNNIFNQYYDVVLNYPMPGRNYKFIISLQI, from the coding sequence ATGCAATTCATCGAACAAAAGCGTTCCTTGAAAACGGCATCGCTATGCCTGTTATGCTGTCTTTTTTGCTGCGTTCAGCTATTTGCCCAGGAGGATTCCTCGCAAGTCAGGCAGTTGAAAGAAGTGCCGGTATTCGGCTCGAAGGTATATTCGGGATTATCCCCGGTGCAAACTTTACAAGGAGGCGCCTTACAACGTTTGGCCAGCCAGTCGGTCGCCGATGCCATCCGTTATTTTTCCGGTGTGCAGGTAAAGGACTATGGAGGGATCGGGGGGCTGAAAACGGTGGATGTCCGCAGCATGGGAACCAATCATACCGGCGTTTTTTACAACGGTGTACAGGTAGGGAATGCCCAGAATGGGCAGGTTGACCTGGGGCGATTTTCATTGGATAACATGGAGTCCGTTGCACTCGTAAACGGGCAATTAGCCCAATCGTTACAAACAGCAAGGGATTATGCTACCGCTGCATCCATCTATTTACAAACGAAGCAACCAACTTTTGAAGCGGGTCGTAACTCCATGCTGAAAGGAAGTTTTAAAACGGGGTCTTTCGGATTAATGAACCCTTCATTGTTGTATCAAAGAAAGTTGCATTCAAAGCTGGATGCATCTTTTAACCTGGAATGGGTGCAGGCTACGGGGCGTTATAAATTCCGTTACCGCAAGAAGGATGGGTACGATACAACTGCTTATAGAAAAAACGGCGATGTAGAGGCTTTAAGGGCAGAAATGAGCTTGTTCGCCCATGTATGGAAAGGTCAGTGGAACACGCATTTTTACTTTTACGATGCGGAGAAAGGCTTGCCCGGCTTCATAGTAAACGGTGTATTCGGCCATGTTGATCGTCAGTGGGATCGCAATTTTTTCGTGCAATCTTCTTTCAAGAAGCCGGTAGCTTCCCGGTATAGTTTCATGCTGAATACGAAGTTTGCTTCCGATTATACCCGGTATCTCGCACCGGATACGATGATACTTTATTTGGATAACCGGTACAAACAACAGGAGTATTATATTTCATTCGCTCAAAAATTCGTGTTAACATCATTTTGGGATATCAATCTCTCCACGGATTGGGTACATCAAAACATGACAGCCAACTTGGTCAACTTCTCCTATCCTACGAGGGATTCCTACTTAGCGGCTTTATCAACCACCTTGCACTGGGACCGGTTTAGGTTGCAAGGAAATATCCTGGGTACTAAAACAAGGGAGCGGGTCGAAAAAAATAAGCCTGCCAATCCACAAGATGAGTTAACGCCGGCATTATTTGTCGATTGGCAACCATTTTCAATTAGCCCTTTTAAAATCAATGCATTTTATAAAAGGATTTTCAGGATGCCTACGTTCAACGATTTGTATTATACGGAAATCGGGAATGCGGGTTTGAAACCGGAGTTCGCCACGCAGTATAACCTCGGCTTACGTTATGCGCTCAACTTCGGTACGGAGGCGCAGCACCAAGTTGGTATTGAAGTAGACGGATATTATAATGAAGTAAGTCAAAAGATCGTGGCGATGCCTACGGCCAGCCAGTTCCGTTGGACGATGATGAACCTGGGCCATGTAGAAATACGTGGTATAGATGTGAAAGCCCATGCTACATACAATTTCGAAAGCGGCTTGATCGGCTCCGCCAGGTTCAGCTATACTTATCAAAAAGCGCAGGATTTTACGGATAAGAAGGATTCTTTTTACGGTGATCAAATTCTTTATATCCCTTGGCATAGCGGTTCCTGTATTTTATCTGCGAATTATAAAAGATGGGACTTGAATTACAGCCTTATTTATACCGGGGAGCGGTACAATGCGAAGGCTAATATTCCTGAAAACTATGTACAACCCTGGTACACGAGCGATTTTACTTTTTCGAAGTACATGGTCTTGAAGCGCAATAAACTCCGGTTAACCGCGCAGGTTAATAATATTTTCAACCAATATTATGACGTAGTGCTGAACTACCCGATGCCGGGAAGGAACTACAAATTCATTATCAGTTTACAGATATAA
- a CDS encoding YncE family protein, whose product MFTRIHKVVAVLLLVSYTISCRKDDTVVPPVTTPVDTAKISVVKGFYLLNEANMGSNKASIDYYDYTTGNYNKNIYPTANPGVVKELGDVGNDIRVYGSKLYAVINVSNKVEVMDVKTAKRLGQIDIPNCRYITFANGKAYVSAYTGPVSIDPNAPLGLVAEIDTASLAITREVSVGYQPEELAIVDNKIYVANSGGYRPPNYDSTISVIDISSFRELKKINVAINLHRLKADRYGHLIVTSRGDYYNTPSKVFVVDTKTETVIHRFDIAGSNLAVAGDTAFLYGSEFNYNTGSFEVTYNMIDLKNLQLLNKSFITDGTEAEIQMPYGLAVNPVTRDIFVTDAKDYVSPGTLFCFDPSGKKKWSVTTGDIPAHIAFVIEEE is encoded by the coding sequence ATGTTTACACGGATCCACAAAGTTGTAGCTGTATTGTTACTGGTCAGCTATACGATTTCTTGCCGGAAAGACGATACGGTAGTTCCCCCGGTGACTACGCCTGTTGATACAGCCAAAATCAGCGTGGTAAAAGGTTTTTACTTGCTGAATGAAGCCAACATGGGAAGTAATAAAGCTTCAATTGATTATTACGATTATACCACGGGTAACTATAATAAGAATATCTACCCTACGGCAAACCCTGGTGTTGTCAAAGAGCTGGGCGATGTTGGTAATGATATCCGGGTGTACGGTAGCAAATTGTACGCGGTTATCAACGTGTCGAACAAGGTGGAAGTAATGGATGTGAAAACGGCCAAAAGGTTAGGGCAGATCGATATTCCCAATTGCCGTTACATCACTTTTGCAAATGGTAAAGCATATGTAAGCGCCTATACCGGTCCGGTGAGCATTGACCCGAATGCACCCCTAGGCTTAGTTGCTGAAATTGATACCGCGTCTTTAGCCATTACGAGGGAAGTTTCCGTCGGCTATCAACCGGAGGAGCTAGCTATCGTTGATAATAAAATATATGTTGCCAACAGCGGTGGCTATAGGCCGCCCAATTATGATAGTACGATTTCCGTTATAGATATTTCCAGTTTCCGGGAGCTGAAAAAGATCAATGTTGCGATCAATCTACACCGCTTAAAAGCAGATCGTTACGGGCATTTAATTGTTACTTCCCGCGGCGATTATTACAATACCCCTTCGAAGGTTTTCGTGGTAGATACTAAAACGGAAACAGTCATTCACCGGTTTGATATCGCGGGCAGTAACCTTGCTGTAGCAGGTGATACAGCATTTTTATACGGGAGCGAATTTAATTACAATACGGGGAGCTTCGAGGTTACTTACAATATGATAGACCTTAAAAATTTACAACTACTCAATAAAAGTTTTATTACCGACGGAACGGAAGCCGAGATACAGATGCCCTACGGTCTAGCTGTTAACCCGGTGACAAGGGACATCTTTGTGACCGATGCAAAAGACTATGTATCTCCCGGCACATTGTTCTGTTTTGACCCCTCCGGCAAAAAGAAGTGGTCTGTTACCACGGGCGATATCCCTGCACATATTGCTTTTGTAATCGAAGAAGAATAA